One stretch of Lucilia cuprina isolate Lc7/37 chromosome 6, ASM2204524v1, whole genome shotgun sequence DNA includes these proteins:
- the LOC111683444 gene encoding activity-regulated cytoskeleton associated protein 1-like, whose product MAQMVQMTTEQLQQLIESVRASAAAAGTVVTETKSKGSFSNCYHRFGGQRDHEAVEEFITSIVTYKEVESISDEDALKGVSLLFYGLASTWWQGVRKEAKSWNDVLALIRDHFSPTKPAYQIYVDIFDKKQDDKTAIDTFVCQKRALLAQLPEGRHDEETEIDFVYGLLNIKYRKHIARQDFKTFRELLEKGRVIEHNMMEDEANQKGPVKGAKGTKRCTYCNFRGHTFEQCRKRKNADEASNNGD is encoded by the coding sequence ATGGCTCAAATGGTGCAAATGACAACTGAACAATTACAACAACTCATAGAATCGGTACGTGCTTCGGCAGCCGCCGCCGGTACTGTGGTGACAGAAACCAAATCTAAAGGAAGTTTTAGTAATTGTTATCATCGCTTTGGCGGTCAACGTGATCATGAAGCTGTTGAAGAATTTATTACCAGCATAGTGACCTACAAAGAAGTCGAATCGATTAGTGATGAAGATGCTCTAAAGGGTGTTTCATTGTTGTTCTATGGTTTGGCCTCAACCTGGTGGCAGGGTGTGCGTAAGGAAGCAAAATCGTGGAATGATGTTTTAGCTTTAATACGTGATCATTTCTCGCCCACCAAACCGGCCTATCAAATCTATGTGGATATTTTCGATAAGAAACAAGATGATAAAACCGCTATCGATACTTTTGTGTGTCAGAAGAGAGCCCTATTGGCTCAATTGCCTGAGGGTAGACATGATGAAGAAACtgaaattgattttgtttatgGTTTGCTGAATATCAAATATCGTAAACATATTGCTCGTCAAGATTTTAAAACATTCCGAGAATTGTTGGAAAAAGGTCGTGTTATCGAGCATAATATGATGGAAGATGAGGCAAATCAAAAGGGTCCCGTTAAGGGGGCCAAGGGCACTAAGAGATGTACTTATTGTAATTTCCGTGGTCACACTTTTGAACAATGCCGCAAACGTAAAAATGCCGATGAGGCATCCAACAATGGCGACTAA